The genome window AGTTCGTGTTGCAATTATCAACTTGTGCGAAATTTTTAATTTGGTTTCGTCTATTTGAGAAAAGGAGTTCGTTTTGCGCAACAAAAAACAGATCGGCAAGGCCCTGGGCCGGGTTCCCAGCGGATTGTTCATTGTGACGGCCGCACACGAAGATCACGAGGACGCGGTGCTGACAAGCTGGGTCAATCAATGTGCGTTCGAACCTCCGGCATTGAGCGTTGTGCTGGCGACAACGCGTCCGGCGAGATTGCTGGTCGAGGCCTCCGGCGTGTTCATCCTGAACATTCTGGGGAAGGAGTCCAACAGTCTGCTCAAGCATTTTTTCAAGCCACCCACGGATGGCGATATTTTTAAAGGGTTGAATGTCAGCAAGGGGCACAAGGGGATCAAGATTCTCGATGATGCGGTGGCCTGCCTGGAATGTGAGGTGAAAAATCAGCAGAAATGCGGCGATCACATTCTGTACACGGCGGAAATCGTCGGTGGCAAATCGTTGAAAGGCGGGGAGCCGTACGTGCACGTGCGGGACACGGGGTTCAGCTATTGATGGGGGGCGGGCGGATCACTCCAATCCCAGCATTTGCTTGAAATCCGTCCGCGTCCACAACCAGTAGAACAGGGTGACGACGAAGATGAATGCCGACACGCTGCCGATGATGGCGAACACCAGGCGTTTTGGGTTGGTCTTGTAGTAATCCTTCACGTCCACGGCGAAGCTTTCGACCACGCCTTCGTCCGGGCGTTTGCGCCAGGTTTTGTCCACGACATCCTTGCTGTAAATGATGCCGATGATGACCAGGATGATCAGAATTTCAATAGCGCCGATCATGGTTGCGCGATTCCTTCCCGTGTTGAACGGTTCAGGGTTTCGGGAGCCGGTGTGGGGTCAAACGAAATGAGTTTTTTCGGAGTCTGAATTTCGGGGGTGCTCCAGGCACAACGGAATCCGTAATCATCCACCATCGCAGCGGGGGAACCGTTGTTGCGAAAGGAAGCGTACACGAAAGACCGAAGGTCCCGCCACGAACCGCCCTTCAATACTTTGAATTCGCCGCCGATTTGACCCTTTGGATTTGTTTTGTGATTTTCTTCTTTATAATACTCCCGGTCATACCAATCGTCCACCCATTCTTTAACATTTCCCAAGAGGTGAAACACGCCATACGGGCTCTGCCCTTCGGGCATGGAATCCACCGGGACCATGACGCGGTGGCGGATGTCTTCACTCCATTGCAGGTTGTAGCGGCTTTTTTGCGGTGTGATGGGATCGTTGCCCCAGGGAAACAGAAATCCGTCAGGGCCGCGCGCGGCTTTTTCCCATTCCGCTTCCGTGGGCAGGCGTTTGTTTTTCCACTGGCAATAGGCGGCAGCACCGAACCAGCTGACGTTGTTGGCGGGAAAA of Nitrospina watsonii contains these proteins:
- a CDS encoding flavin reductase family protein, translating into MRNKKQIGKALGRVPSGLFIVTAAHEDHEDAVLTSWVNQCAFEPPALSVVLATTRPARLLVEASGVFILNILGKESNSLLKHFFKPPTDGDIFKGLNVSKGHKGIKILDDAVACLECEVKNQQKCGDHILYTAEIVGGKSLKGGEPYVHVRDTGFSY